One genomic window of Candidatus Woesearchaeota archaeon includes the following:
- a CDS encoding PIG-L family deacetylase, with amino-acid sequence MTKPQKKPKETQKKKTILIICAHSDDQILGAGGTIKKYNEKGYEAHTIIFSYGELSHFHLKKDYVKEMRIKESEEAENIIGGKGITFYDHTDGQIKNETKTKQTHKLIKQKINELKPEKIFTHSQDDIHPDHRAVYQTVLDAYNELPKKTQKNIEIYSFEISQLWNLKKRKTPVLVIDITTQFKAKIKALHAFKSQINIFSHTYEVNLLYLGVYVRAFIAGLIYKKKLAEIFYKIK; translated from the coding sequence ATGACAAAACCACAAAAAAAACCAAAAGAAACACAAAAAAAGAAAACAATCCTAATAATATGTGCGCACTCTGACGACCAAATACTTGGAGCGGGAGGAACCATAAAAAAATACAACGAAAAAGGATACGAAGCGCACACAATAATATTTTCTTACGGTGAACTAAGCCACTTCCACTTAAAAAAAGACTACGTAAAAGAAATGAGAATAAAAGAAAGCGAAGAAGCAGAAAACATAATAGGCGGCAAAGGAATAACATTCTACGACCACACAGACGGACAAATAAAAAACGAAACAAAAACAAAACAAACCCACAAACTAATAAAACAAAAAATAAACGAACTAAAACCAGAAAAAATATTCACACACTCACAAGACGACATACACCCAGACCACAGAGCAGTATACCAAACAGTACTAGACGCATACAACGAACTACCAAAAAAAACACAAAAAAACATCGAAATATACAGCTTTGAAATATCACAACTATGGAACCTAAAAAAAAGAAAAACCCCAGTACTAGTAATAGACATAACAACACAATTCAAAGCAAAAATAAAAGCACTACACGCATTCAAAAGCCAAATAAACATATTTTCACACACATACGAAGTAAACCTACTATACTTAGGAGTATACGTAAGAGCATTCATAGCAGGACTAATATACAAGAAAAAACTAGCCGAAATATTTTACAAAATAAAATAA
- a CDS encoding glycosyltransferase produces MVFGTKKNKEKHFKKMEKETKKKKLLVATDNYLPRWDGIARFLNEIIPRIKNKYDITIISPDFGNTNHKEIKHIRIPLSKIKYGDYQAAKLDIKTIKKEVKKNDIIFTQTIGPIGLPTILQAKKQKKPIAAYTHSIEWELAPLATKNILLKKFLYPLMKIYTKIIYNKIDLLIVPSEGTKETLSWQNIRTHKEVVHLGVNSQQFKPLKERTEKEQNEIEDIKKQINPENYTLIGNHGRIAEEKDLLTLLRAFNWLQKNNEKVKLIIIGDGLERIKQKIRQTKNTILIERTNEPEKYLNLIDIYVTTSLTETTSLSTIEAMSSGTPVISTAVGFIKDYIQKNKNGFLIKQKDSYDLYKIMQLLIDNKDLAKKIGNKGRTTVTQIFNWDNTAKNITKLLKKLE; encoded by the coding sequence ATGGTTTTTGGCACAAAAAAAAACAAAGAAAAACACTTCAAAAAAATGGAAAAAGAAACCAAAAAGAAAAAACTCCTCGTCGCAACAGATAATTATTTACCAAGATGGGACGGAATAGCAAGATTCCTAAACGAGATAATACCCCGAATAAAAAACAAATATGACATAACAATAATAAGCCCTGACTTTGGAAACACAAACCACAAAGAAATAAAACACATAAGAATACCACTCTCCAAAATAAAATACGGAGACTACCAAGCAGCAAAATTAGACATAAAAACAATAAAAAAAGAAGTTAAAAAAAACGACATAATATTCACACAAACAATAGGCCCAATAGGCCTGCCAACAATACTACAAGCAAAAAAACAAAAAAAACCAATAGCGGCATACACCCACAGCATAGAATGGGAACTAGCACCCCTTGCAACAAAAAACATCCTACTAAAAAAATTCTTATACCCCCTAATGAAAATCTACACAAAAATAATATACAATAAAATAGACTTGCTAATAGTACCAAGCGAAGGAACAAAAGAAACCCTAAGTTGGCAAAACATAAGAACGCACAAAGAAGTAGTGCACCTAGGCGTAAACTCACAACAATTCAAACCACTAAAAGAACGAACAGAAAAAGAACAAAACGAAATAGAAGACATAAAAAAACAAATAAACCCAGAAAACTACACATTAATAGGAAACCATGGAAGAATAGCAGAAGAAAAAGACCTATTAACACTACTAAGAGCATTCAACTGGCTTCAAAAAAACAATGAAAAAGTCAAACTAATAATCATAGGAGATGGGCTTGAAAGAATCAAACAAAAAATAAGACAAACAAAAAATACAATACTAATAGAAAGAACAAACGAACCAGAAAAATACCTAAACCTAATAGACATATATGTTACAACAAGCCTAACAGAAACAACAAGCCTATCAACAATAGAAGCAATGTCATCAGGAACCCCTGTAATAAGCACAGCAGTAGGCTTCATAAAAGACTACATACAAAAAAACAAAAACGGATTCCTAATAAAACAAAAAGACAGCTACGACTTATACAAAATAATGCAACTACTAATCGACAACAAAGACCTAGCCAAAAAAATAGGAAACAAAGGAAGAACCACAGTAACGCAAATATTCAACTGGGACAACACTGCAAAAAACATAACAAAACTTCTTAAAAAACTAGAATGA
- the prf1 gene encoding peptide chain release factor aRF-1, with translation MTKAEKINEKEKYKLKKFLKELEGRRGRGTELVSVYIPEGYDLNKITTHISEEQGTATNIKSKQTRDNVIGALEKIIQHLKLFPKTPGHGLAIFAGNVSENEGKQDFQVWSIEPPLPLNQRLYRCDKEFVLEPLKDMLTDKEFYGLVAMDRREATIALLKGKTIIPLSSTESMVPGKFRAGGQSAARFARNRELAAKEFYNKIAEMMKDQFFEMEGLQGILLGGPGPTKYEFAEGNFLTQALKDKIITIQDLSYTDEFGLQELLEKSENVLSEESVVEEKRLIQKFFNLLSKTPGMTTYGKDDCMRLIKMGAVDIMIISEIIDEETTEEFIKEADQMGTNVEIVSTETREGTQIKDMGGFVAILRYDAGEMN, from the coding sequence ATGACTAAAGCCGAAAAAATTAACGAAAAAGAGAAATACAAACTAAAAAAATTCCTCAAAGAACTAGAAGGAAGAAGAGGAAGAGGAACAGAGCTCGTATCTGTATACATACCAGAAGGCTACGACCTAAACAAAATAACAACACACATATCAGAAGAACAAGGAACAGCCACAAACATAAAAAGCAAACAAACCAGAGATAACGTAATAGGTGCACTAGAAAAAATAATACAACACCTAAAATTATTTCCAAAAACGCCAGGCCACGGCCTAGCAATATTTGCAGGAAACGTATCAGAAAATGAAGGAAAACAAGACTTCCAAGTATGGAGCATAGAACCCCCCTTGCCCTTAAACCAAAGACTATACCGCTGCGACAAAGAATTCGTCTTAGAACCATTAAAAGACATGCTAACAGACAAAGAATTCTACGGCCTAGTAGCAATGGATAGAAGAGAAGCAACAATAGCACTACTAAAAGGAAAAACAATCATCCCCCTATCCTCAACAGAAAGCATGGTACCTGGAAAATTCAGAGCAGGAGGACAATCCGCTGCAAGATTCGCAAGAAACAGAGAACTAGCAGCAAAAGAATTCTACAACAAAATAGCAGAAATGATGAAAGATCAATTCTTTGAAATGGAAGGACTGCAAGGAATACTACTAGGAGGACCAGGCCCAACAAAATACGAATTTGCAGAAGGAAACTTCCTAACACAAGCGCTAAAAGACAAAATAATAACAATACAAGACCTCTCATACACTGACGAATTCGGCCTGCAAGAACTACTAGAAAAATCAGAAAATGTCTTATCAGAAGAATCAGTAGTAGAAGAAAAAAGACTAATACAAAAATTTTTCAACTTGCTTTCAAAAACACCCGGAATGACAACATATGGAAAAGATGACTGCATGAGACTAATAAAAATGGGCGCAGTAGACATAATGATAATATCAGAAATAATAGACGAAGAAACAACAGAAGAATTCATAAAAGAAGCAGACCAAATGGGAACAAACGTAGAAATCGTAAGCACAGAAACAAGAGAAGGAACCCAAATAAAAGACATGGGAGGATTTGTAGCAATCCTTAGATACGACGCAGGAGAAATGAATTAA
- a CDS encoding tyrosine-type recombinase/integrase — MVGEFKVWEDLEALIVEKLVLKGYSVKTRKAYLYHIKDFLEYFGFVSPNNFGGYGVMKKRYLLYLINRGLASESVRLASASIDFYLKNVAFVDVEKIDIPKRKKSLPLVLSKNDIRLLINSLNNIKHQLIIEILYSSGLRVGELINLKFEHVDFKKGLIRVVWGKGGKDRFTIVSSKTLRRLKLFGKKFDLKGLVFRGRKGKYSVKGVQLVLEKAAKLAGLNKRVTPHMLRHSFATHLLESGVDLRKIQMMLGHSSLSTTQIYVHVASLEIEKIRNPLD, encoded by the coding sequence ATGGTTGGAGAATTTAAGGTTTGGGAGGATTTGGAGGCTTTGATTGTTGAAAAATTAGTTTTGAAAGGATATAGTGTTAAGACAAGGAAAGCATATTTGTATCATATTAAGGATTTTTTGGAATACTTTGGTTTTGTTTCTCCTAATAATTTTGGGGGGTATGGTGTTATGAAGAAAAGGTACTTGCTTTATCTTATTAATAGGGGTTTGGCTTCTGAATCTGTTCGTCTTGCTAGTGCTAGTATTGATTTTTATTTGAAAAATGTTGCATTTGTTGATGTTGAAAAAATTGATATTCCTAAGCGTAAAAAAAGTTTGCCTTTGGTTTTGTCTAAAAATGATATTAGGTTGTTGATAAATTCTTTGAATAATATTAAGCATCAGTTAATCATTGAGATTTTATATTCTTCTGGTTTGCGTGTTGGGGAATTGATTAATTTGAAATTTGAGCATGTTGATTTTAAGAAGGGTTTGATTCGTGTTGTTTGGGGCAAGGGTGGTAAGGATAGGTTTACAATTGTTAGTTCTAAAACTTTAAGGAGGCTTAAATTGTTTGGTAAAAAATTTGATTTGAAGGGGTTGGTGTTTAGGGGTAGGAAAGGAAAATATTCTGTTAAGGGTGTTCAGCTTGTTTTGGAAAAAGCGGCTAAGTTGGCGGGTTTGAACAAAAGAGTCACGCCTCATATGTTAAGGCATAGTTTTGCTACGCATCTTTTAGAGTCGGGTGTTGATTTGAGGAAGATTCAAATGATGCTTGGTCATTCTTCTTTGAGTACTACTCAGATTTATGTGCATGTTGCTTCCTTAGAAATTGAGAAGATTAGGAATCCTTTGGATTGA
- a CDS encoding tyrosine--tRNA ligase, whose amino-acid sequence MNTDEKLKLIKRNTEEILTEESLKTLIESGTPINHYIGFEISGKIHLGTGLMCMSKVKDFIDAGVNCSVFLADWHSWINDKLGGDIKVIQKVAVRYFEEGLKASLKCVGGDPEKIKFVLGSDLYHNNDDFWLTMIDVSKNTSLSRVERSITIMGRKEGGKVDFAKLIYPPMQVADIFVQGINMPQAGLDQRKAQVIGRDVAEKLSFKPLKDINGNVIKPSAVHHHLILGLGQPPEWPLPKERMQELWSTLKMSKSKPDTCVFIHDSPEEIRRKMKKAFCPEGEAEFNPVLDWSKSLVFPIKGNLHVERPDKFGGNLDYNSYEDLEKDFIEKKLHPMDLKNGVAEAIIEILDPARKHFEKPEIKEMLEEMEQLIITR is encoded by the coding sequence ATGAATACTGATGAAAAACTAAAACTAATCAAAAGAAATACGGAAGAAATTTTAACTGAAGAAAGTCTTAAAACACTTATTGAAAGTGGAACACCAATCAACCATTACATAGGATTTGAAATATCTGGGAAAATTCATCTAGGTACTGGTTTAATGTGTATGTCAAAAGTTAAAGACTTTATTGATGCAGGAGTAAACTGTTCGGTTTTTCTTGCAGACTGGCATAGTTGGATTAATGATAAACTTGGTGGAGATATAAAAGTCATCCAAAAAGTGGCAGTTAGATATTTCGAAGAAGGATTAAAAGCAAGTTTGAAATGCGTTGGTGGAGATCCTGAAAAAATTAAATTTGTTTTAGGTTCAGATTTATATCACAATAACGATGACTTTTGGTTAACTATGATTGATGTTAGTAAAAATACAAGTTTATCAAGAGTTGAAAGAAGTATTACTATAATGGGTAGAAAAGAAGGAGGCAAAGTTGATTTTGCTAAACTCATTTATCCACCAATGCAAGTGGCAGACATTTTTGTTCAAGGTATAAACATGCCACAAGCAGGTTTAGACCAAAGAAAAGCACAAGTTATTGGAAGAGATGTTGCAGAAAAATTATCTTTTAAACCATTAAAAGATATTAATGGAAATGTGATTAAACCTTCAGCAGTTCATCATCATTTAATTTTAGGCCTAGGTCAACCTCCTGAATGGCCACTTCCAAAAGAAAGAATGCAAGAACTTTGGTCTACACTAAAAATGAGTAAATCTAAACCAGATACTTGTGTTTTCATTCACGATTCTCCTGAAGAAATTAGAAGAAAAATGAAGAAAGCATTTTGTCCTGAAGGTGAAGCAGAATTTAATCCTGTTCTTGATTGGTCTAAAAGTTTAGTCTTTCCAATAAAAGGAAATCTTCATGTTGAAAGACCTGATAAGTTTGGAGGAAACTTAGATTACAATAGCTATGAGGATTTAGAAAAAGACTTTATTGAAAAAAAACTACATCCTATGGATTTAAAAAATGGAGTTGCAGAAGCAATAATTGAAATATTGGACCCTGCAAGAAAACATTTTGAAAAACCGGAAATAAAAGAGATGCTTGAAGAAATGGAACAATTAATCATTACTAGATAA
- a CDS encoding NUDIX domain-containing protein produces the protein MEEKKKKVGVGFGVMILKDNKVLLGKRHEDPEKASSLLNGAGTWTMPGGKLHFGETFEEGAKRETMEETGIKLKNVDVICVNNDMVETAHFITIGLFSDAFEGEPQVLEPDEITEWRWFDLNELPNPIYFPSAKVLENYKAKKFYVSK, from the coding sequence ATGGAAGAAAAAAAGAAAAAAGTTGGTGTTGGATTTGGTGTAATGATTCTAAAAGACAATAAAGTATTACTTGGTAAACGCCACGAAGATCCTGAAAAAGCATCAAGTTTATTGAATGGTGCAGGAACATGGACTATGCCTGGAGGCAAATTACATTTTGGAGAAACATTTGAAGAAGGTGCAAAAAGAGAAACTATGGAAGAAACCGGAATCAAATTAAAAAATGTTGATGTAATTTGCGTTAATAATGATATGGTTGAGACTGCACATTTTATCACAATAGGATTATTTTCTGATGCTTTTGAAGGAGAACCTCAGGTATTAGAACCTGATGAGATTACTGAGTGGCGTTGGTTTGATTTAAACGAATTACCAAATCCAATTTATTTTCCAAGTGCAAAAGTTCTTGAAAACTATAAAGCAAAAAAGTTCTATGTATCTAAATAG
- a CDS encoding class IV adenylate cyclase, whose amino-acid sequence MTHVNIEIKAKSNNQDEIREILKSKNADFKGVDRQIDTYFKVDNGRLKLREGKIENHLIHYKRENKEGPKQSDVTLFKSNPKSSLKEILTKALGVLVVVDKQREIYFIDNVKFHIDIVEDLGTFVEIEAIDNDGTIGKDKLLEQCQFFLDLFKISQEDLISVSYSDLLLQK is encoded by the coding sequence ATGACACATGTAAATATTGAAATCAAAGCTAAATCTAATAATCAAGATGAGATAAGAGAAATCTTAAAATCAAAGAATGCTGACTTTAAAGGTGTTGACCGCCAGATTGATACATACTTTAAAGTCGATAATGGTAGATTAAAATTAAGAGAAGGAAAAATCGAAAATCATCTTATTCATTATAAAAGAGAAAACAAAGAAGGTCCTAAACAATCTGATGTTACTTTGTTTAAATCAAACCCTAAATCTTCATTGAAAGAAATTTTAACTAAGGCTCTTGGCGTTTTAGTCGTGGTTGATAAACAGAGAGAAATTTATTTTATCGATAATGTGAAATTTCATATTGATATAGTTGAAGATTTAGGGACTTTTGTTGAAATTGAAGCTATTGATAATGATGGTACAATCGGAAAAGATAAATTGCTTGAACAATGTCAATTTTTCCTTGATTTATTTAAGATTTCTCAAGAAGATTTGATTTCAGTTTCTTATAGTGATTTATTATTACAGAAGTAA
- a CDS encoding YjbQ family protein, translating to MQVIDKEIKLELKEEFTSVKSVFESLIKQSNLNNANILCWVPHEVSSLIQIGWEDGLLDDLKDFLNDKAPKGKWMKHDEPDTPFRHNFYEHIRSKLVGNVSMTLIVKDSKLYIGKYQDLYFYSPVFDNIPNQMIFCRILKFD from the coding sequence ATGCAAGTCATTGACAAAGAAATTAAATTAGAATTAAAAGAAGAATTTACCTCTGTAAAAAGTGTATTTGAATCTCTAATTAAACAGAGTAATCTAAATAATGCCAATATTTTATGTTGGGTTCCTCACGAAGTTTCATCATTAATTCAAATTGGCTGGGAAGATGGACTTTTGGATGACCTTAAAGATTTTCTAAACGATAAAGCTCCAAAAGGAAAGTGGATGAAACATGATGAACCAGATACTCCTTTTAGGCATAATTTCTATGAACATATCAGAAGTAAATTAGTTGGGAATGTGTCAATGACTTTAATTGTAAAAGATAGTAAATTATATATTGGCAAATATCAAGATTTGTATTTTTATTCTCCTGTATTTGATAATATTCCAAATCAAATGATATTTTGCAGAATTCTTAAGTTCGATTAA
- a CDS encoding hydroxyacid dehydrogenase — protein sequence MLKIVVPLDLDLFPDQVERLKKLGDVTFYKEWSKTPDEWFERVKDADIICGGKFGLKERYQDLENVFISLPFVGVDFFDKEILQTKNIVVSKSPGCNRVAVSEWIIGMIFNLLRRFPFYINNTSLDGGLPPIENSLKDKEVVILGKGHVGSRVGKICGALEMNIYYFKRGDNLLESVKDKDIIINTLSSNPTTEGLLDENFFLSLKKGSYFITVTGKKIYDTTAIIKALDNNVLVGVAMDAGGIKVGDINDSYYQKLLKHPKILATPHIAYNTWNTKRVANDMMIDNIEAWINKKPINLI from the coding sequence ATGTTAAAAATAGTAGTTCCTTTAGATCTTGATTTATTTCCAGACCAAGTTGAAAGATTAAAAAAACTTGGTGATGTAACTTTTTATAAAGAATGGTCAAAAACTCCTGACGAATGGTTTGAAAGAGTTAAGGACGCAGATATTATCTGTGGAGGAAAATTTGGACTAAAGGAAAGATATCAAGATTTAGAAAATGTATTCATTTCTCTTCCTTTTGTTGGTGTTGATTTTTTTGATAAAGAAATTTTACAAACAAAGAATATTGTTGTATCTAAAAGTCCAGGATGCAATAGAGTTGCTGTCTCTGAATGGATTATTGGTATGATTTTTAACTTACTAAGAAGGTTCCCTTTTTACATAAATAATACTTCGCTAGACGGAGGTTTACCACCTATTGAAAATAGCCTAAAAGATAAAGAAGTTGTTATCTTAGGAAAAGGGCATGTTGGTTCAAGAGTCGGAAAAATATGCGGAGCATTAGAAATGAATATCTATTATTTTAAAAGAGGAGATAATTTATTAGAATCAGTTAAAGATAAAGATATAATTATTAATACATTAAGTTCAAATCCAACAACAGAAGGACTTTTAGATGAAAATTTCTTTCTATCTCTCAAAAAAGGTTCATATTTTATAACAGTTACAGGAAAAAAAATTTATGATACTACTGCAATAATAAAAGCTTTAGATAATAATGTTTTAGTAGGAGTTGCAATGGATGCAGGTGGTATCAAAGTTGGAGATATAAATGACTCTTATTATCAAAAACTTCTCAAACACCCTAAAATACTTGCAACACCACACATCGCATATAATACTTGGAACACAAAAAGAGTTGCTAATGATATGATGATAGATAATATTGAAGCCTGGATTAATAAAAAGCCAATTAATCTAATTTAA
- a CDS encoding class I SAM-dependent methyltransferase: MKQEKMWGELAKYYDLLYAWKPYEKEADTIHDLIQKNKKTSGSKMLDVACGTGNHVQFLKKHYKITGTDLNKDMLKVAKKKFPKLKFQQADMISFDLKKKFDVVTCLFSSVGYVKNYANLKKTIASFSKHLKIGGILIIEPFITKDAYKAGKPHANFVNEPDVKICRMNYSQKRGNIAILDFHFLIATKKGIRYLRDKNELSLFDIDKFLKILKDNGFQAKYLKNGLMKDRGLYVAVKK, translated from the coding sequence ATGAAGCAAGAAAAAATGTGGGGAGAGTTGGCAAAATATTATGATTTACTTTACGCTTGGAAACCTTATGAAAAAGAAGCAGACACTATCCACGACTTAATTCAAAAAAACAAAAAAACATCTGGCTCTAAAATGTTAGATGTTGCGTGCGGTACAGGAAATCATGTTCAATTTCTCAAAAAGCATTACAAAATCACTGGCACTGATTTGAATAAAGATATGCTTAAAGTTGCCAAGAAGAAATTTCCGAAATTGAAATTTCAACAAGCGGATATGATTTCCTTTGATTTGAAAAAGAAGTTTGACGTTGTAACTTGTCTATTCAGTTCTGTTGGGTACGTCAAAAATTATGCAAACCTGAAGAAAACTATAGCTTCTTTTTCAAAGCACCTCAAAATTGGCGGCATTTTGATAATTGAACCTTTCATCACAAAAGACGCATATAAGGCAGGAAAACCGCACGCAAATTTTGTTAATGAGCCAGATGTCAAGATTTGTCGTATGAATTATAGTCAGAAGCGTGGCAATATTGCCATTCTTGATTTTCACTTTCTTATTGCAACAAAGAAAGGCATCAGATACTTGCGCGACAAAAATGAATTAAGTCTTTTTGATATTGATAAATTTCTTAAAATTTTGAAAGACAACGGTTTCCAAGCTAAATATTTGAAAAATGGTCTTATGAAAGATAGAGGATTGTATGTTGCGGTAAAGAAGTAA
- a CDS encoding type II toxin-antitoxin system RelE/ParE family toxin: MTYEVTFSDFADKQLSKLPLDVQDRIISTIKRCQIRPHSHVKKLVGSKYFRLRVGDYRVIMDIIDNKLIIHVVEVGHRKKVYKRRG; this comes from the coding sequence ATGACTTATGAAGTAACCTTTTCAGATTTTGCAGATAAACAGTTAAGCAAACTTCCATTGGATGTTCAAGATAGAATTATTTCTACAATAAAAAGATGTCAAATAAGGCCTCATAGTCATGTAAAGAAACTAGTAGGATCAAAATATTTTAGGTTACGTGTCGGTGATTATCGAGTAATTATGGACATCATAGATAATAAATTAATAATTCATGTTGTAGAAGTAGGTCATAGAAAAAAAGTATACAAAAGAAGGGGTTAA
- a CDS encoding cold shock domain-containing protein yields the protein MKGNVKFFNQMKGFGFIAAEDGKEYFVHMSDLKDGVTIRDNDVVVFEVVQGDRGPKAAHVSLDDGSASTEAPQEEVQEEAPLDDANDEAEETGDDDSQDDDSAEDSEDSDSEDDEEKKD from the coding sequence ATGAAAGGAAATGTAAAATTTTTTAACCAAATGAAAGGATTCGGCTTTATAGCCGCAGAAGATGGCAAAGAGTATTTTGTGCACATGTCTGATTTGAAAGACGGTGTAACAATAAGGGACAATGATGTAGTTGTTTTTGAAGTAGTTCAAGGGGACAGAGGTCCTAAAGCAGCTCATGTTTCATTAGATGATGGTTCTGCATCTACAGAAGCTCCTCAAGAAGAAGTTCAAGAGGAAGCGCCTTTAGATGACGCAAATGATGAAGCTGAAGAAACAGGAGATGATGATTCGCAAGATGATGATTCTGCTGAGGATTCGGAAGATTCTGATTCGGAAGATGATGAAGAAAAGAAAGATTAA
- a CDS encoding bifunctional phosphoglucose/phosphomannose isomerase, translating to MVSEDIFPDDYYKYDKLKYKRFLDRFSEDIRSAYSQQIRHIVADIRVKDTSRVVFCGMGGSAIAAMVMKNYIDPSEFHFEVVNDYEIPGKLGLDDLVIICSYSGNTEEAMSCYKQVRREGSQLIIISSGGKLFDAVSNGRVPFIRLIKDYPPRAALSYMFFILLKLFEEVGVISSKSEDVRQLLDHLHRQSLDSFAINLSGKLYGKIPLIYSSSAFYSVAYRWKTQVNENAKSVAYSNFFPELDHNELIGFGNKNAIFHVVMLTNDEDSARMRKRMKLSKDLLQKRDVDVTELHLKGNKLVKIFNAVLAGDLTTYYLALRYRTDPTPVDDIEQLKRNMGPYI from the coding sequence ATGGTTTCAGAAGATATTTTTCCAGATGATTATTATAAGTATGATAAACTGAAGTATAAACGTTTTTTAGATAGGTTTTCTGAGGATATTAGGAGTGCTTATAGTCAGCAGATAAGGCATATTGTTGCTGATATTAGGGTGAAGGATACTTCAAGAGTTGTTTTTTGCGGTATGGGGGGCAGTGCTATTGCAGCTATGGTTATGAAGAATTATATTGATCCTTCAGAGTTTCATTTCGAAGTTGTTAATGATTATGAGATTCCTGGTAAATTAGGCTTGGACGATTTGGTTATTATTTGTTCTTATTCTGGTAATACTGAAGAGGCTATGTCTTGTTATAAGCAGGTTAGGCGTGAGGGTTCTCAGCTAATTATTATTTCTTCAGGAGGTAAGTTATTTGATGCGGTGTCTAATGGCAGAGTTCCATTTATTAGGTTGATTAAAGATTATCCGCCCAGAGCCGCGCTTTCATATATGTTTTTTATTTTGTTGAAGTTGTTTGAAGAGGTGGGTGTCATTTCCTCAAAGTCAGAGGATGTTAGGCAGTTATTGGATCATTTGCATCGTCAAAGTTTGGATTCTTTTGCTATTAATCTTTCTGGTAAGCTGTATGGTAAGATTCCTTTGATTTATTCTAGCAGTGCTTTTTATTCTGTTGCTTATCGCTGGAAGACTCAGGTGAACGAGAATGCTAAGTCTGTTGCGTATAGTAATTTTTTTCCTGAGTTAGATCATAATGAATTGATTGGTTTTGGTAATAAGAATGCTATTTTTCATGTTGTGATGTTAACTAATGATGAAGATTCTGCACGTATGCGTAAGCGGATGAAGTTGTCTAAGGATTTGTTGCAGAAAAGGGATGTTGATGTTACTGAACTTCATCTTAAAGGTAATAAGTTAGTAAAAATTTTCAATGCAGTGCTTGCAGGTGATTTGACGACTTATTATTTGGCTTTGCGTTATAGGACGGATCCAACTCCTGTTGACGATATTGAGCAATTGAAACGTAATATGGGGCCTTATATTTAA
- a CDS encoding DUF357 domain-containing protein, with protein MNQKKQEITEEKLEKYFKITGNAIQMIKERGMDLQRIKEAEDFFDMATRYYSDAKYFKKNNDYVLAFAALNYAHGWLDAGARIKLFKVNDSTLFTVDDEE; from the coding sequence ATGAACCAAAAAAAACAAGAAATAACAGAAGAAAAACTAGAAAAATACTTCAAAATAACAGGTAACGCAATACAAATGATAAAAGAAAGAGGAATGGACTTACAAAGAATAAAGGAAGCAGAAGATTTTTTTGACATGGCAACAAGATATTACTCAGACGCAAAATATTTTAAAAAAAACAACGATTATGTATTAGCATTCGCAGCCCTTAACTACGCTCATGGATGGTTAGATGCAGGTGCAAGAATAAAATTATTCAAAGTAAACGATTCCACATTATTCACCGTAGATGATGAAGAATGA